The following coding sequences lie in one Silene latifolia isolate original U9 population chromosome 5, ASM4854445v1, whole genome shotgun sequence genomic window:
- the LOC141655408 gene encoding protein FAR-RED IMPAIRED RESPONSE 1-like: MNDFSLEDNTWLNGKFADRHTWIPAYFRNVPMGGLLRTTQRSESANSFFKRFENKYGTLTEFLVRYESATDHQKHLLKLREEENANSIPETLYGSKWETQAVRSYTHAMFYEFQNQVKLSINTCSLVGYTPPDPVTNFEVSLVEDAKKGLKFAVECSRSTNDVRCTCKLFERRGILCKYIIWVCSGKFKDIPDKYILQRWSKNALKSDVYDWNGNH; this comes from the coding sequence ATGAACGATTTCTCCTTGGAAGATAATACGTGGTTGAATGGGAAGTTCGCTGATAGACACACATggatacccgcttatttcagAAATGTGCCAATGGGCGGTTTACTACGAACTACACAAAGGTCAGAGAGTGCTAATAGTTTCTTTAAGCGGTTTGAAAACAAATACGGGACATTAACTGAGTTCTTGGTGCGCTATGAAAGCGCCACTGACCACCAAAAGCACCTGCTGAAGCTCCGTGAAGAGGAGAATGCGAATTCAATCCCTGAAACACTGTATGGGTCAAAATGGGAGACACAAGCAGTGAGAAGCTATACCCATGCGATGTTCTATGAGTTCCAAAACCAGGTGAAGCTTTCAATAAATACCTGCAGTTTGGTTGGATACACTCCGCCAGATCCTGTGACGAACTTTGAAGTGTCGTTAGTTGAGGATGCAAAGAAAGGACTAAAATTTGCAGTTGAGTGCAGTAGAAGCACGAATGATGTAAGGTGCACATGTAAACTGTTTGAAAGGAGAGGTATTTTATGCAAATACATCATTTGGGTTTGTTCGGGAAAGTTTAAGGACATACCTGATAAATATATTTTGCAAAGGTGGAGCAAGAATGCACTCAAAAGTGACGTTTATGATTGGAATGGGAATCATTAG